The genomic segment TCGAATGGGAAATCGAGTGCGCCGTGTTCGGGATCGCTGGTCTGGACACGGAGTATGATCGACAGGTGATTTCGCGGATGGTGAGCAAGGTACTGCATCAGCTCGGTGTTCGCGTCCAGCAGTTGATTGTGGAAAACGACGGGTTTGCGGCATTGCTCGGTGCAACTGGAGGCAAACCCGGCATTCTGGTCATTGCAGGCACCGGCTCGATTGCTTTTGGTGTAAACGATGAACAGGAAACGGCGCGAGCAGGAGGCTGGGGGCACCGGGTTGGTGACGAGGGCAGCGGCTACTGGATCGGCAAGCAAGCGATTATGGCTGTATTAAAAGCAGCGGATGGCCGCGGCGAGCCGACTGTATTGAAGGAGCTGCTCCTCCCGCACGTAGGACTTGGACGCGTAGATGAATTGTTTAACTGGACGTACAGTGAGCATTATTCCGTAGAGAAGGTAGGAGAGCTGTCGCCGTTGGTCAGCCAAGCGGCACTCGCCGGAGATAAGGTGGCAGCAGCTATCTTGCAGGTCGCAGGCGAAGAGCTTTTCGACGCTGCTCGGGCTGTCATCGATACGTTGCAAATGAGAGCCAAGCCGTTTCAGATGATCATGCAGGGAGGCGTTTTGCAAAACGATGATCGGGTACGAGAGATCGTTGTAGAGCGCGTCCGAGAGTACGCTTCGCAGGTTGTCATTGAAAATGCGCAAAACGATCCGATTTACGGTGTCATAGCAAAAGGATTGGCTTATCTAGAACGCCAATCGGGCGGTAAGTGAGGTGCCAGAAATGAAAAAAGTAATGGTCGTCTTTCCCCATCCAGACGATGAGTCTTTTGCCTGCGGGGGAACGTTGGCAAAGTGTAAGGACGCCGGACATGAAACATGTTATTTGTGCATTACCTCCGGTTGCAAAGGACGCAGCGGTCCATTCGATATCGATTGCAGAGAAAAGCTGGCAAAACATCGAGAGCTAGAGCTGAAAACAGCGGCGGAAGTGCTCGGAATCAGTCGTCTCGACTTGTTCCGGTACCCGGATGGTTCCTTGCAAAATGCCGATCTGGATGAGCTGGTGAGCAAGATTCGGCAAGCGATAGAAGAATGGAAGCCTAATGTCGTCGTCACGTTTCCGCCGGACGGGGTAACGGGTCATCCCGACCATATCGTCACGTGCGAGGCGACGACGCGAGCGGTCGAACAAGCGGAAGCGAGCATGACTCCGGCAGAATATCCTGATCTGTACTATGTTTCGATCCCGCACTACTACGATCATTGCCCGGATCATGGTCCAAAGCCAGCGGTTCCGATTACAGGCAAGGTCGATATTTCGGGCTATCGGACACAAAAAGGAGAGGCGCTGAAGGCTCACCTCAGTCAGGAGTATTCCGTGAACCGCGCTTATCCGGGAGTTATCGATGGGGACTTTGGCGTTATTGGCTGCTATGAGTACTTTACCTTGGTACGGTCAGCGGGCAAGGCGATCGAGCCAGTTGGTGTGGGTGGCAGTATTCCTGTCATTGAGCTGTAGTATTTCGAATAGAAAGGGCTGACCAGCATGATTCTTGCTTGTCAGCCTTTTTCATTGGATAGCCCATCGGTCGGATTGTTTTGCCCTGCTAGATTTGCTTACAATGTGATAAAGTGCAATTGGAAATCAAAGGGAGAGAAGTTATGTCACACAGAGTCTATGTATATAACGTCAGTGAACCTTCTCAAGCGCAAGACAACGACACGATGATGGTGGAATGGGGCTATGAGGTCCCCCTACTTTTGCAGCCGCTTTTCATAGAAGGTGGTTTGATCGCCGGAAACAATTACAACAACCATACCGAACCGGACAATTCCGGACTCTATTACGACGCGTCGGCAGGCATCGAAAATGGGAAGCGATTCTACGATTTCCTGGAGAGACAGGAAGGGTTAATTCGTAACAAAGAAGCGTTTTTGGAAGCGAGAAATCAGCTTTTCAGCTATCTGGAGAAACGAAAGCTTCCGTATTTTCACATCGATGCCTGGGACGTATTCAATATGGATGACATCCCACATGAAGAGCAGGCGGAAACATTGCGCGCCACTATTGCCCATAACAACGAGATCATGACAAAGGCAATGGACAGCGATGACATCTCGGTGCTGGACTACTCCGAATTGATGGACGTGAACCCGGGCTTTCGTTCATTTGCCGAGCTGCTCAACTATGAGGACTATCAATACGGCTGGGGACACATCTGGCAGCCTTATGAAGAACAGCCCGACGTGGAGATTTTTGAGGAAGCCGGCTTGCTAGGTCTCAAAGACGCAGAGGGAAACGTATTGCTTGCCCCTCAGTTCGATGCCTTTTACGATTTCGCTTCCGAAGATCTCGCAGTGGTCGCCCGAGATGGCAAATACGGCTATGTACATAAATCCGGGAAAATTCTTATTTCATTGGAGTGGGAGGATGCCTACGATTTTGAATACGGCTCTGCTTGTGCCATTGTCAAACGAAACGGTCGATATGGTCTGATTAATCTCGAAGGCCAAACGATTGTCCCTACCCACTATGAAGAGTTAGAACTGCTTGATTACCAAGGATTTTATACGGCAAAGAAAGACGGAAAGTGGGGCGTGCTGGACCAAGCTGGTTCTGTAACGATAGATTTTGAGCATGAAGAAGCCTTCAAGTTCGGGGACGGATTTTACCATACAGCGGTCATAGGCAGGAAAAATCGGAAAATCTTTAATGAATATTGGCAATACGTCGGAGACTTCCCCTTGACGGCGCTGGAACATATTGGCGAAGGGCTCCTTCTCGTCAAACCGCACAAGGATGCAAGTCACAGCACCTTGTACAAAAAAGACGGCACTGTCGGCGCATCCGGCTTCGATAAACTGAATCGGCAAACCTATTTTCCGAATCTGCTCGTCCTGCGCAAGGGGAAGAAGTACGCCGCTTACGGCAAGCAGCAGGAGAGCCTTCTGTTGCCGTACGAATACGATGAACTGATTGATTTGCAGGTTTATACAGAAGCAGGGCAGGGCGATCAGGTGCTGGCGAAAAAAGATGGAAAGCTAGGCGTTTTTTATGGTGATGCCGATCAGCCAGCATGGCTATTCCCCTTGGAGGATTATGAGAACATTTTTTGGCTGCATCAGGATGCGTATGCTTTGAAGAGAAATGGACTATGGAGCATTGCCTTATCGCCGGAAAAGCGATGGAGCGATTTCGAATTCGATATGGTGGTGAAAAAGGATCTGGTCGAGGGTTTTGCTTATGCCTTCAAGGGCCACGACGTTTATGTAGTAAGCGAGTACGGGCTGTCGAGGGCAGATAAAACGCTCGTGCTGGAGGATGTCGAAGATCGTTATTACACCAATTGTTTTGATGCCGAGGTTCGCAAGCGACTGCTGGCCTATGCCCAAGGGGAGCAATCCGATGGTGACAGCATAGATCAGTACACGCCGGTAGAAACGTTGTACAACCTGGGCATGGAAGCGTATGAAGCAGGTGATTATGAGAAAGCCATTCTGTACGATACTCTTGCTGCTGAAAAGGGCTATCCCCCATCCATGAACAACCTTGCGCATACGTATTACAATCTAGAAGGCTTCGTGGATGCCGATAAAGCTTTTTACTGGTATGAATTAGGGGCTGCGGCAGGCAACCACCATGCTATGAATGGATTAGGCTGTTGCTATCGACACGGGATAGGCACGGAGCCTGATGCCGATCAGGCAATGTACTGGATGGGCAAAGCGGCAGAACACGGTCATGCGCTGGCTCACAACAATCTTGGCGCCATCTATTATGACGGGGAGCTGGTGCCGCAAGATTTGGACAAGGCCCTCTGGCATTATGAACAGGGAGAGGTATTAGGGTCTCCGGTTTTTGACTGGCTTGGCTATTTGCACGATTCAAAAGGGAATTACGAAAAGGCGCTGCATTATTATCAGCAGGATTACGAAGCAGGCAGCGATATCAGTGCCTATAATTTGGGGATTTTCTATAGTAATGGGTATGGTACAGCCAAAAATATCGACGCCGCCATCACTTATTTTCATGCTGCTTTGGAAAGAGATTACCCGCATGCCCATATTGAACTGGCAAGGATTTACCGGAACGAAGCACAATATGCGGACGAGCTCCTGGCCAAAAAGCACATTGAAGAAGCCGAAAAGGCAGGTCTTGATATCCCTGAGGAGCTCACACAATCGTAGAAAAAGCAAAAAGCGGATCGACAGAAAAAGTAGTCGGTCCGCTTCCAACTAACCAGCATGCTAAACAATAGCTTCCACTTCAATTTCAACGAGCAGACGCGGGTCAATCAATGCCTTGACCTCAACCATCGTAGCGACAGGCTGAATCTCGCGGAAGAACTCCCCGTGTGCTTTGCCGATCTCTTCCCACTTGCTGATATCCGTTACAAACATCCGCGTTCTGACCACATGAGACAAATCCGCATCTAATTCTCGCAATGCTTTCTCAATCGTCTCCAGGATAAACCTTGTTTGTTTATAGGCATCGCCCACACCAATGACTTCTCCATCCTTCATGGCAGTGGTGCCAGCCACTTCAATCCGGTCTCCTACTCGGATTGCACGGCAATAGCCAACGATAGGCTCCCAAGGTGAACCCGTGAATATTTTCTTTCGATTCATAGTAGAAGCGCCCTCCTTTTCCGCAATAATTGGAATATACTACAAAAAAGAAGGAGAGTGGAATGGTTTATGGACTTTTTTCTCACCCTTTTTTCCAAGTACAAGTGTTTGATCCACACCGTGTTTGGTCATGAAGAATACACTCGCGTGGCATACAAGCTGAATGCTCATGGCATTCATTTTCGGACACGCAGTCACTCTCATACGCTTCGTCATTTAGGGGGAGACATGGGGATGATGGCCCGAGCAGAAGATCGTACGCAGTATGACATCTACGTGGCAAGAGAAGACGAACACCAAGCACATGTAGCGATACATTCTCGGTGAGGGATACCTGTACGTATCCTGACAACCTCCGATATAATGATTGGGATCAGTAAGAAAATGGTACAACCGAGGAGGAACCAGCATGTCCGTACTAGAGGCACTCAAAAGCAGAAGAGCCGTGCGTAACTATATTCCGAAAGAAGTAGAAACAGAGAAAATCAAAGCGTTGCTGGATTGCGCAGTGTTAGCCCCGAACGACCGCTTGCGTCAGCCGTGGCATTTTTATGTGATCAGAGGAGAAGCGAAGCTGAGGTTTGAGGAAATCGCGAAGGAATTTTTGCTGGAACGTTTTCCGACCAAGCCGAATCTCGTGCAGGATTCCTTGGCCGTCCTGGAAAAAACACCACTCGTCATTGTCGCCACCGCTGATGTAATCCCAGGGGATGAAGCATCCTCAGAGGATAATGAATATGCGGTGTGCTGCGCGATTCACTCCATGTGGCTGGCAGCGAAGGAACTGGGACTTGGCATGGTATGGCGCACGAGAGGAATCGGCTTGGTTCGCGACGAGCGCTTGCTGCAATTCCTCGGATCACCTGAAAATAAAAAGGTCGTGGGCACCCTGTTCATTGGCTATCCCGAGGCAGATGCTCCTGAGACCAGTCGGGTAGCAGCGGAAGAAAAGACGACTTGGCTGTAATCGATAGAATAGCAATCCAGAAGAAGCCTCCTATTGCATCTGTCGATTATCATAAAGACAAGAAGCACCATCACTTTTGGGAAGCGGAGGACTATTGATTGAATCAGCAAGTAACGGATTATATCCAAAACATAACCAATGAATCTCAGGTAGAAGTTTGCAATCGGATTCGCCAGCTCATCCATGAAAACATCCCGAATGTAGAAGAGCAGGTGAAGTATAAGCAAGCTTTTTATTCCATTCAGGGCAAACAGGCATGTGTGTATTTTCCGGCAAAGGACTGGATTAACGTGACGTTGTTTCAAGCGGCGAATCTGGATGCTCCAGCTGGCTTTTTCGAGAAGTCTGATCATGCTGACCGGAAGACCATCAAAATACGGAACGGAAAAGAATTTGATTTTGATGTCCTTGCAGGCCTCCTCAAAAAATTGGCTGAAGCACAGTAGTTTGTTGCAACTAACTCTCCCCGTGAACGTATAAATGGTAAAGGTTTAACCGTACATATCGAGGGGAGCTGTTTGAATATGTTTGGAAAGCTTGCGGCAGACGCACTTGGCTTGAGCAATGTGGGAATCGTGGTAAAACCAGCGGATTACGACAAGGTGGACGCTGATGATTACATCATGCACGAGGACCATGAGAAAATTTATTTTTTGATCAAATCCAAGTCCGATGAGTACTGCTTCACCAATCTGGGGCTGGTTCATCTGGATGGAACGAGTGCCACCAGCAAAAAACGCATGCTGCGCCGCTATTCCTACCATACACACCCGATTTCTGACGTGTATCTGGAAACAGCTGGAACTGTCGATTTGGATGTAGAAATCAAGTTCACCATGGGCAATGAGCACTACTCGATCGATGTCAACAAAAAGCATTTGGAGGAGCTAAAAGACCTCTACAAAGCCCTTGTGAAGATCGCATCGATTATGCACGATAACGAACTTGCACTCCAGCATGCCAAAGAAAGCCTCCACGTCGCCCAAAGCACACTGGGCCGCGTAACAGGCCAGCAAGCAGACGTAGCTTCACAATTCAAGTCCATCAACCAATACACCTTCGATTGGCTGGAAGACATCCGATACAAGTATGTCGTCAAAGACTTTGGGAAAGTCTTTGAAAAATATATTCATAACTAAAAAGTAGTAATAATAATGAAGAAAAAAGAGCCTCTTTAAAGAGGCTCTTTTTGTATTTTAAGCGAAATCTTCGACATGCTCCTACTCTTACGAGTAGTTCAAAACGAGCAACCCAAACAGCTGTACGGGAAGGTGTGTCACATGTTTGGAAGGAGACCGCCCGAACGTAGTGAGGATACAGGCGACTGGAAAACATGTGGCACGCCTTTCTCCCGACCGCAGCAGCAGGAAGACAACGCTCTTTCGAGCTTTACTCCTTGTGCAAAAGCTTGCCGATCTTGAGCGCCAGCTGGATTTGAAGCAGCTCCTCCGAGTTTTTCAAATCCATGTTCAAAATTTCTTTGATCTTCTCGATCCGGTAAATAAACGTATTGCGGTGAATGAACATCGCTTTCGCCGCTTCACTGACATTTTGATTGTACAGAAAGTAATTGTCCAAGGTCACCATGAGGCTCGTGCCGAACTCTTGATCATGCTCGTACAGCTTCCCCAGACGCTTCAAAAAGAAGTCTTCCAGTTCAATGTCCTTAATGTTGGAATCCAGGAAATGATAGACGGAGTAATCATCGAAATGAGAGACGTCGCCCTTGCTGTTGAACTTCTGCATCAGGCGGATCGCTTCATGTGCTTCGGAAAAGCTTTTATGCAGCGAAGCGATGTTTTTATACTGACGACCTACCCCAATAAAGAACAAGGTTTTCTTGATTTTATCCACAAGAGCGCTGTACAGCTCATTGGCGAATTGCTTGGCTTCACTTGCAGACACCACAGGGCGATGTTCATTTTGTCCGATAAGGATGATGATCCGATTGTTCCGATAAAAGCAGGTGATTTCTCCAGGAGCTTTGCTCGAATAGTCATAGACGAGATCCACGCATTTTTTTGCGATCCGATCCAGCTCGTACTTGCGATCGATTATATCCTCCAAATTTTCCAGCTCAACCGGCTCGATATTAATGACCATACAAAAATACATGTAGCTCGATTGCAGCCCGTGCAAGTCACATAAGGTTTGCAGCGAGTCAGTCGAAGTGATTTTCCCTGTAAGCAAGTCATCGAAAAAGTCTTGTCTGATCTTCAGCTTCACTTCCTCGATTTCCCTCGCCTTGATCCGCTCCAGTGCTACGATGGTGGACGCCTGCTCCAGCACGATGTAGTCAAATTCAGTCAGCTCCCACACGGTTTGCCAGACGACGATGTACCCGTAGATGTGGTTGGCAACGGCAACGGGTAGAATCCTGCATTTCACCTCATCATCTTTCGCATGGTAGATACGCTTGATCGACTTTTTGATCTGGCTAATATTTTTCGGGACGGACTCGGTGAAGTCACGGGTAAAAACAGGTCTGTTTTTGCTCAAGGTCAGACAGGAGTCAAGCGGAATCGGATTGTGCCAGATTTCCGTGTAATGGAGCAGATGCCAGTCCTGATCCAGAATAAGGATCGGGTTGTTGATGGTCTCAGACAGCTCGGAGGCGATGCGATCCAGTCCGCCACCTTCGAGTGCAATGCGAAACAGCGCATTATGCATGTCCAGTGTTTTGCGGTTCAACAAATCATAGCGCCCGGAGGCTTTCTCGTTAATAATGGCAATCACTTTAGACAGCGTGTATTCAAAAGGCAGGGCCAAGAGCGGCAGTCCATACTTGTTGGCATGATCAATCATGTTTTGCGGGATTTGATCAAAATAGCGGTGCATCTTGATAACGAGCCCGGAGCAGTTGATTTCCGCCAGCTCCTTGATGATTTTATTTTGCAGTTCGGGATTGTCCTTGAAAATATATCCGGTGGAGAGCAGTAATTCATTGGAAGACAGCCAGTCAAAAGCATCCGGGTTCTCCATGATATTGACGATGGAGATGACGTTATTGATGCCTTGCTCTCCGGCGATGATTTTGATGCCGTCTATCGATTGAATGGTAAGCAAATCTTTGATGGTCAGCACCCTGTTCACTCCTTTGCCACAAAAGAATCCCTGTAATTGTGCAATGTGCACAAGTGAACCTCAATTTTTTTAGTTTCCATACACAATGACGATTCCATTCTCCCTGTCTAAAATAATGATGTAAGTACGGGGTGCTTGTCTAATTGTTTTTTAAAAGAGCAAGCGCTCAGCCATCTTGGCGGGTTGTTCAATCACGAGATCATGGAGGGCTTACTATGACAGACAAAAGCGTAGTACAGGCATTTCTCGAGGCAGCGGCTGAGGGGAATATCGAAGCACTGAGAAAGCATCTGGAGCAGGGCGTAGATATTAACGCAAGAAACAGACAAAAGCGTACAGCGATTCTGACTGCTGCCATGAACGACAAATTGGAAGCGGTATCGTTTTTGGTAGAAGCGGGTGCAGATGTAGATTTGCAGGATGAGACATGCTTCAACCCGTTCTTGTTCGGTTGCATCAACGGCAAGCTGGAGCTTGTCAAAATGATGATCAAGGCAGGAACAAACCTGGAGCTGTTGACTCGTTTTGGTGGAGTAGGGATTACACCAGCGTGCGAAAAAGGTCATGTGGACATCGTTCGTGAGCTCGTAACGACGACTGACATTAACGTCAACCATACCAACTTTGTGGGTTGGACACCACTGATCGAAGCGATCATCTTAGGCGATGGCGGCGAGAAGCAGCAAACGATCATCAAGCTGTTGATTGAGCATGGCTGCAATGTGCACATGGTAGATAAGTACGGCGTAACACCGCTTGAACTGGCGAGAAGAAAAGGCTACACCGAGATCGAAAAAATCTTGCTGGAAGCAGGAGCAAAGTAAATCATCCCATGTTCATCCAGGCGTTGTCTGGCGATACCGGTTTCCTTGAGCGTTTGGCACGAGCAAACTTTAGCGGGACCGTACACAGTATTTTTGAGCGAACGATCAATCTGACATGCAGCGAAAACGGAGAATTGTACACCCTTGGCAACCATCAGCTAGACAATGCACCGAACACGCTCATCATTGATGTACAAGGCTTTTCGGGGCTGGGGCTATCCGTTAACGCTCCGGTCATTACGGAAGAGAACACGCTCGTTATTGGAGCGGATTTACGAATTTGGACTCAGCAAGCAACAAAGTGGGAAGGTGAGCTTCCTTCCTATCCTTGTGACATAGAAGGCGTAGAAGTATTGCGCAGAAATGTGGCGTTCACGAAGAACTACGTGGACGTATACGGCAAGACGGGGGGCATGAAAATGTCCTCCCAACCTGCCAGTCCGTTTGAGAAAGAGATGTCCCGTATGCTGATCCAGCGTGCAGGCATGCTTTCCGACGATCTGGCGAACAACCGCATAGAGTCAGCTACTCAGCATGCGATAAGTCTAATCGGTCTGGGGCCGGGGTTAACACCATCGGGTGACGATTTTTTAGTGGGATTGTGCAGTGTATACAAAATGCAAAACATTTCCTCTTGTTTGTCATGCCCATTTTTCGATGAAATCGTCCGTTCGTCCCAAGCATTAACGAACGAAATCAGTGCGATCACGCTGAAAAAAGCAGCCCATGGACAAGTAAGGGAGTCGCTAAATGACTTGCTTTCATGCATGGTGTCCGGCTCCATGGAAGAGCTTGTCCCTGCTTTAGACAAAATCATCGGGATCGGCTCGTCGTCGGGTACGGATATCCTGCTTGGCATCCTATGTGGTTTGGAACGAAATCTAGAAGCTGGAGGTAATGTATGTCTACCAAAGTCGTAATCAAGCAAAGCACGTATTTTGACTCGGTATCCCTGATGTCTCTGTCTACAAAAGCGAATCAAATTGAAGGTGTCGAACAAGCGGTGATCGCGATGGGCACGGACATGAACAAAGAGGTATTGAAAAATGTGGGCTTGCTCACACCTGAGCTGGAAGCAGCGAAAACGAGCGACTTGATGATCGTGGTGAAGGCAGCGACAGACGAGCTGTGCGAGAGCGCTCTCATCGCTATCGAAGAACTGTTCAAGAAAAAAGGCGGCAGCAAATCTGCAACGGAGATCAAATACTCCACGATTGATTCAGCGGCAGCCAGCATTCCAGAGGCAAACCTCGCTGTCATCTCAGTAAACGGTGCATTTGCGGCAAGAGAAGCGAGAAAAGCATTGGAAAACGATCTGCACGTCATGCTGTTCAGCGACAACGTGAGCATCGAGGAAGAGATCGCCCTCAAGCAATTCGCGCATGAAAAAGGCCTTTTGATGATGGGACCTGACTGCGGTACGGCGATTATCGGCAATGTGGCGCTGTGCTTCGGAAACGCCGTGAGAAAAGGCAACATCGGGATCGTAGGCGCATCTGGTACAGGCAGCCAAGAGGTGAGCGTGCGTATCCACGACTTCGGTGGCGGTATCACGCAGCTGATCGGTACAGGCGGACGCGACCTGTCCGAGCAAGTCGGCGGCATCATGATGCTCGACGGAATCAAAGCGCTGGAAGAGGATGAGGCGACAAAGGTCATCGTGCTCATTTCCAAGCCACCAGCACCAAGCGTTCAGGAAAAAGTATTGGCACAAGTGAAAAACTGCAAAAAGCCTGTGGTTGTGTACTTCATTGGTGGAGAAGAAACGCCAGTTCTGGAAGCAGGCGGACATTTTGCAAAAACGAGCAAGGAAGCAGCCATCAAAGCAGTTGTGCTGGCTGGCGCCAACGAAGACGAGCTCAACAAGCGCGCTCTCAACTGGCCGCTGATTGAAGAGGTACGGGCAAAGCTGACACCGGAACAAAAATACGTTCGGGGACTGTTCTGCGGCGGTACCCTGTGCGACGAAGCGATGTACCTCGCGATGGAAAAGTATGAAGACGTATACAGCAACATTCAAAAGAAAGCGGACTACAAGCTGAAAAACATCCATGAGAGCAAGGCACACACTTACCTCGACATGGGCGATGACGACTTTACAAACGGCAAGCCGCATCCAATGATCGACCCGTCCTTGCGCATCGCTAGATTTATGGAAGAAGCAAAAGATCCTTCCGTCGGCGTCATTCTGATGGACTTCATCTTGGGCTTTGGTTCCCACGAAGATCCTGTCGGCGTGATGCTGCCAGCAATCATTGAAGCAAAAGCGCAAGCTGCCAAGGAAGGCAGACACCTGGAAATTCTGGGCTACGTGCTGGGTACCGACCTCGATACACCGAACTTTGATGAGCAAGTGAAGAAGCTGATGGATGCGGGTGTAACGATTGCAAGCAGCAGCACGAACGCAGGTCTTCTGGCTAGAGAATTTGTTGCGAAAGGGGAATAATCATGAGCAAAATCAACGAGCTGTTTAACGGAAAAATTCATGCGATTAACGTAGGGATCGAGTTTTTCAAAGACGATATCATCAAGCAAAATGCGAATGCGTCTCATCTGGATTGGAAGCCACCAGGCGGCGGAAAGCCTGAGCTGATCAACGCTCTCGACAGACTGGAAAACGCTGCTGTCGCTCAGAAAATCGCTGCGGCAAACAAGCTGGCGGTAGAGCGCATCATCAACTCCCAGCCGATGCTTGTTGGCTTCGACCAAGCGATCAATGTGGTACCAGGCATGACAAAAACCACGATTCTGCACGCAGGCCCGCCCATTACTTGGGACAAAATGTGCGGCGCGATGAAAGGTGCCGTAACTGGAGCAATCGTATTCGAGGGCTTGGCAAAAGACATCGAGGAAGCTGAACAGGTAGCTGCTTCCGGCGCAATCACGTTCTCCCCATGCCACGAACACAACTGCGTAGGCTCCATGGCAGGTGTGACATCCGCTTCGATGTTCATGCATGTGGTGAAAAACAAGACGTACGGAAACGTCGCTTACACCAACCTGAGTGAGCAGATGGCTAAAATTTTGCGCATGGGCGCCAACGATGAAAGCGTCATCGCCCGTCTGAACTGGATGCGCGATGTATTGGGACCCATGCTGCGTGATGCGATGAAAATTGCGGGCGAAATCGATCTTCGTCTCATGCTGGCGCAAGCGCTGCACATGGGTGACGAATGCCACAACCGCAACAACGCAGGTACGAGCTTGTTGATTCAAGCGCTGACTCCGTACATTTTGGAGACAGATTTCACAAAAGAACAAAAACGCGAAGTATTCGATTTCGTCGCAAGCAGCGATTACTTCTCTGGCCCGACATGGATGGCGATGTGCAAATGCGCACTGGACGCAGCGCATGGAATCGAGAACAGCACGATTGTCACTACAATGGCGCGCAATGGGGTAGAGTTCGGTATCCGAGTAAGCGGTATGGCTGGCAACACCTGGTTTACTGGACCAGCACAAAAGGTAATCGGTCCGATGTTTGCAGGCTACAAGCCAGAGGATTCCGGCTTGGATATCGGGGACAGTGCGATCACCGAAACATATGGGATCGGTGGCTTTGCAATGGCGGCAGCTCCAGCGATTGTTGCACTTGTAGGCGGAACGGTTGAAGAAGCGATCGGCTTCTCCACCACGATGAAAGAAATCACGACAGCAGAAAATCCAAACGTCACGATTCCACTCTTGGACTTTAGAGGAGTACCGACAGGAATCGATATTCGTCAGGTGATCCAAACAGGCATCCTGCCGATTATCAACACCGCCATTGCGCATAAAGACGCAGGTATCGGCATGATCGGTGCGGGTATTACGTATCCGCCGATGGAAGCTTTTGAAAAGGCATTGCTCGCAGTGACGGAAACGATTAGCTAACAGCTTTTCATCCTAGGTGACTCAGCTTTCGCGGCAAAAGAAGGTTGCGAAAGCTGGGTTGAATGAGGAAGGTGAATGAACATGGGACAGGCAAATGTAAAGGAATCATATGAAGAATTCAAGTCCTATGGATACGCGGACGATATTTTGCCGAAGACTTCCGAAAATCGAGATTGGGGCACCTTTAACTACGTGACCGTGTGGATGGGCGCTGTGCATAATCTCATGTCGTACATGACTGTAGCCGGATTCTTTGTCCTCGGATTATCCGTTCCGCAAGTCTTGTGGGCAGTCATGATTGCTGCCTTGATTGTTTCGGCTGGCTATGTATTGAATGGCTATGCGGGAACGAAGTACGGAATTGGCTATTCGATGCTGTTGCGCAGCTCCTTTGGTGTAAAAGGCTCGATCATTCCTGCTATATGTCGCGGGCTTATCGCTGGTGTTGTGTTTTTTGGGACCAAAACAATTATTGGCGCACAATCCTTTAATGTCATTTTTGAGAAAATATTCCCTGGC from the Brevibacillus brevis genome contains:
- a CDS encoding YlbE family protein, with product MSKINELFNGKIHAINVGIEFFKDDIIKQNANASHLDWKPPGGGKPELINALDRLENAAVAQKIAAANKLAVERIINSQPMLVGFDQAINVVPGMTKTTILHAGPPITWDKMCGAMKGAVTGAIVFEGLAKDIEEAEQVAASGAITFSPCHEHNCVGSMAGVTSASMFMHVVKNKTYGNVAYTNLSEQMAKILRMGANDESVIARLNWMRDVLGPMLRDAMKIAGEIDLRLMLAQALHMGDECHNRNNAGTSLLIQALTPYILETDFTKEQKREVFDFVASSDYFSGPTWMAMCKCALDAAHGIENSTIVTTMARNGVEFGIRVSGMAGNTWFTGPAQKVIGPMFAGYKPEDSGLDIGDSAITETYGIGGFAMAAAPAIVALVGGTVEEAIGFSTTMKEITTAENPNVTIPLLDFRGVPTGIDIRQVIQTGILPIINTAIAHKDAGIGMIGAGITYPPMEAFEKALLAVTETIS